Genomic DNA from Atribacteraceae bacterium:
TCAGGAACTACCCAGCGGACAAACCCTTTCTGGAGATTTGTAAGGAATTCCTGGATAAACTCGAGGAAGGCCAGAGAGAAAACTTCCAAAAGGCCGGGGAAGTCATCGGGAAACGCCTGATGCAGGATAAGGTCATTTTCGCGGTGGGAACCGGAGGACACACCTATATGCCGGTCATGGACATGGTGCACCGGGCCGGGGCGCTGGTGGCCGTCGACGGTATCCTGGACCTCTCCACCTCGCCGTTGGCCGGTGGGACCCGCAGCATCCGCCTGGAGCGGTTGGCTGGCTACTTCACCGAACTGATCGACCTCTACCAGATCGGTAAAGACGATGTGGTGATCGTCTACAACAACATCGGGATCAACAACGCCTGCCTCGAGGCCTGTATGGCCTCCCGGGAACGGGGCGCTTTCGTGATCGGGGTTTCCTCCGTGGCCTGGCACGAAGCCATACCTCTGGAACACTTCACCCGGCACAAGAGCAAAAAGCACATGAGCGAGGTTTGCGATCTATATATCGACGACTACAACCCGGTGGGCGACGCGGTGCAACTGATCCCGGGCCTGGGAACCCCGATAAACCCCATTTCTACCATCACCTACGGCTACCTGGTCCGGCGGATCGAAGAAGAAGCGATTCGCTATATTCTGAGCCAGGGGCAGGAACCCAAGGTGTTCTGGAGCGGTAACCTT
This window encodes:
- a CDS encoding sugar isomerase domain-containing protein encodes the protein MTVKVDNEFLRNYPADKPFLEICKEFLDKLEEGQRENFQKAGEVIGKRLMQDKVIFAVGTGGHTYMPVMDMVHRAGALVAVDGILDLSTSPLAGGTRSIRLERLAGYFTELIDLYQIGKDDVVIVYNNIGINNACLEACMASRERGAFVIGVSSVAWHEAIPLEHFTRHKSKKHMSEVCDLYIDDYNPVGDAVQLIPGLGTPINPISTITYGYLVRRIEEEAIRYILSQGQEPKVFWSGNLKDGMERNARYEREYFRRLKIF